Proteins from a single region of Dehalococcoidales bacterium:
- the nrfD gene encoding NrfD/PsrC family molybdoenzyme membrane anchor subunit codes for MQAHEWMINYTRQTEWIERRGIFLWIAFYAGGLGGGLYLVSLFFNSLWGMLISWLIIAVLKGGTHLIFLGKPLRFWRIMAHPQTSWLARGFLFVVGFVGLGAIQLLISWQWPGGAAEIVFKALTGVMAFAVAIYTGFVLKSVKGVPFWNTWLLPILFIMCGVLGGFGLAVIIALNGGGIVLSQAETGSRWLLAANILLIIIYLWRASAREAVGKQSVLEQIHGHSAPMFWVGVVLLGIVIPLAVTIAGLAAGEVNSAILITGVVCEICGGLALRYVVLKAGAYRPLVARAR; via the coding sequence ATGCAGGCACACGAGTGGATGATAAATTACACCCGCCAGACGGAATGGATAGAACGCCGCGGCATCTTTTTATGGATAGCCTTTTATGCCGGCGGGCTGGGCGGGGGTCTATACCTGGTATCGCTGTTTTTTAACAGCCTGTGGGGCATGCTCATCAGCTGGCTGATAATCGCCGTGCTCAAGGGCGGCACCCACCTTATTTTCCTGGGCAAGCCGCTGCGCTTCTGGCGGATTATGGCCCACCCGCAAACATCCTGGCTGGCGCGGGGTTTCCTGTTCGTGGTGGGGTTCGTGGGGCTGGGGGCCATACAGCTTTTGATTTCCTGGCAGTGGCCGGGCGGGGCGGCGGAAATAGTCTTTAAAGCACTGACCGGCGTCATGGCCTTCGCCGTGGCTATTTACACCGGCTTCGTCCTGAAATCGGTCAAGGGGGTGCCTTTCTGGAACACCTGGCTTTTGCCCATTTTGTTCATCATGTGCGGCGTGCTGGGCGGCTTCGGACTGGCGGTGATTATCGCGCTGAACGGCGGCGGCATCGTGCTTTCCCAGGCGGAAACGGGCAGCCGCTGGCTGCTGGCGGCCAACATCCTCTTAATCATTATCTACCTGTGGCGGGCCTCCGCCCGGGAGGCGGTCGGCAAGCAGTCGGTGCTGGAGCAAATCCACGGCCACAGCGCCCCCATGTTCTGGGTCGGGGTGGTGCTGCTGGGCATCGTGATACCGCTGGCCGTTACCATCGCCGGGCTGGCGGCGGGCGAGGTGAACTCCGCCATCCTGATTACCGGGGTGGTGTGCGAGATATGCGGCGGCCTGGCGCTACGGTACGTGGTCCTCAAAGCCGGCGCGTATAGACCGCTGGTCGCCAGAGCGCGTTAG
- a CDS encoding 4Fe-4S dicluster domain-containing protein produces the protein MAVDLSRCVRCYACVAACRIEHYLPMGMWWPRLVFLDTGGSHPEVSTYSVRCNQCKDAPCVAVCPTGATTRRADGIVMVDQNKCVGCRYCVVACPYQNRTFLSKDKDRGFFPGKIQTPFEKAGKKLYTHQIGTTEKCNFCVERIDAGMAKGLQPGQDREATPACVNTCPARALTFGDLDDPESEISRLIEARKGFQLHPEYDTDPSVFFLDGKIGQVSDATEADGAKEGVTIGAA, from the coding sequence ATGGCCGTAGATTTATCCCGGTGCGTGCGCTGCTACGCCTGCGTGGCCGCCTGCCGCATCGAGCACTATCTCCCGATGGGCATGTGGTGGCCCCGCCTGGTCTTCCTGGATACCGGCGGCTCCCACCCGGAAGTGTCAACCTATTCCGTGCGGTGCAACCAGTGTAAAGACGCCCCCTGCGTGGCGGTATGCCCTACCGGCGCCACCACGCGGCGCGCGGACGGCATCGTCATGGTGGACCAGAACAAGTGCGTGGGCTGCCGCTACTGCGTGGTGGCCTGCCCTTACCAGAACCGCACCTTCCTTTCCAAGGATAAAGACCGGGGCTTTTTCCCCGGCAAGATACAGACGCCTTTCGAAAAAGCGGGCAAGAAGCTTTATACCCACCAGATAGGCACCACGGAAAAATGCAATTTCTGCGTAGAGCGCATCGACGCCGGTATGGCCAAAGGGCTCCAGCCGGGCCAAGACCGGGAGGCCACGCCCGCCTGCGTCAACACCTGCCCCGCCCGCGCCCTGACCTTCGGGGATTTGGACGACCCCGAGAGCGAAATATCGCGGCTGATAGAGGCCAGAAAAGGCTTCCAGCTGCACCCCGAATATGACACCGACCCCTCGGTATTCTTCCTGGACGGCAAAATAGGACAGGTATCCGATGCAACGGAAGCCGACGGCGCAAAGGAAGGGGTCACGATTGGAGCGGCATAG
- a CDS encoding DUF5658 family protein has product MVTGWRSSSATFKKCTAEKLTFVSLGVLDFVLTLLAVYLGFDEINPLVRALLQIPFLLVFVKVIVPVGLAWLAPGKLLIPSIVLLALIVIWNVKELIVFLV; this is encoded by the coding sequence ATGGTAACCGGCTGGCGGAGCTCTTCAGCTACTTTTAAAAAGTGCACGGCGGAGAAGCTGACCTTTGTTTCTCTGGGCGTACTGGACTTTGTCCTGACGCTGCTGGCGGTATACCTGGGGTTTGACGAGATTAATCCCCTTGTCAGGGCGCTGCTTCAAATCCCGTTTTTGCTGGTTTTCGTCAAGGTAATCGTCCCGGTGGGGCTTGCCTGGCTGGCGCCGGGCAAGCTGCTGATACCTTCCATTGTTTTATTGGCGCTGATCGTTATCTGGAACGTGAAAGAGCTGATAGTCTTCCTGGTATAG
- a CDS encoding Zn-dependent alcohol dehydrogenase — MKAAVCYEFNKPLVVEDITLDPPKEGEVKVKIAATAVCHSDIHFFKGELPGQPPFVGGHESAGWVEEVGPGVTGLKKGDPVVLSLLISCNKCKYCLSGRSNQCTTVFTLDKETRMHNKKGQDVNMLLKTASFAEYTIVDQTQLVKIPADMPMDRACLLACGVITGYGAVVNRAKVSPASSCVIIGAGGVGLNSVQAAAISGAYPIIAVDVADSKLEAARKFGATHTVNSTKTDAVKEVQAMTGGEGADYVFVTVGNTAAIVQGIDMSAFTGMTVIVGMPKISDTITISPFFITRYEKIVTGAFMGSGQLHIEVPKMIALYKAGKLKLDELISGRFPLEDINEAINQVVTGKALRNVIVFK, encoded by the coding sequence TTGAAAGCTGCAGTTTGCTATGAGTTCAACAAGCCCCTGGTGGTCGAGGACATTACGCTGGACCCGCCCAAGGAAGGCGAGGTAAAAGTGAAGATAGCGGCCACCGCCGTCTGTCACAGCGATATCCATTTTTTCAAAGGAGAGTTGCCGGGACAGCCGCCTTTTGTGGGGGGGCATGAATCGGCGGGCTGGGTGGAAGAGGTCGGTCCCGGCGTTACCGGCCTGAAAAAAGGCGACCCGGTAGTGCTGTCGCTGCTGATATCCTGTAACAAGTGCAAGTACTGCCTGAGCGGGCGTTCCAACCAGTGCACTACCGTTTTCACGCTGGATAAAGAGACCCGGATGCACAACAAAAAGGGACAGGACGTCAACATGCTGCTCAAGACCGCCAGCTTCGCGGAATATACCATCGTGGACCAGACCCAGCTGGTCAAGATCCCCGCCGATATGCCGATGGACCGGGCCTGCCTGCTGGCCTGCGGGGTGATCACCGGCTACGGGGCCGTGGTCAACCGGGCTAAGGTCTCTCCCGCGAGCAGCTGCGTCATCATCGGCGCGGGTGGGGTGGGGCTTAACTCCGTACAGGCGGCGGCCATCTCCGGGGCCTACCCGATTATCGCGGTGGACGTGGCTGACAGCAAGCTGGAGGCGGCCAGGAAGTTCGGCGCCACGCACACGGTAAACTCCACGAAAACGGACGCGGTTAAAGAAGTCCAGGCGATGACGGGGGGAGAAGGGGCGGACTACGTTTTCGTGACGGTGGGCAACACGGCGGCTATCGTCCAGGGCATCGACATGTCCGCGTTCACCGGCATGACGGTTATCGTGGGCATGCCTAAAATATCGGACACCATCACCATATCGCCTTTCTTCATCACCCGCTATGAGAAAATCGTCACCGGCGCTTTCATGGGCAGCGGGCAGCTGCACATCGAGGTGCCCAAGATGATAGCGCTTTACAAGGCGGGCAAGCTCAAGCTGGACGAGCTTATTTCCGGCCGTTTCCCGCTGGAAGACATCAACGAGGCGATCAACCAGGTGGTGACCGGCAAAGCGCTGCGCAACGTTATCGTGTTCAAGTAA
- a CDS encoding molybdopterin-dependent oxidoreductase: MSETKIIKTTCKSCHGGCGVLATVQDGVIIHIEGNPDTPTKGTMCSKGLSSIQHINHPDRLLYPLKRAGKKGEGKWQRITWDEALDTIEAKMKESIAKYGPQSIAVSQGTGRGYNEYTHRFARSIGTANIITPGYICHSPRLGLYGLVTGYGRLYCDYHGWGGEFPKTQIAWAKQLEISSADGEMAVWFLNSLKYVKNLIVIDPRETALSSRATLWLQIRPGTDAALALAMINVIISEGLWDKEFVAKWTYGFENLKERVQEYTPERAAEICWLKADDIRKAARLFAKDTPGCIQVGSSLERQANCGQTLRSIICLLGVTGNIERPGSMIGWMPPDTGLREDFFTEIPITDEMRRGIVGADEFKMGAARTAHSDTVIKQLLKPDPTVRVWFSVGGQQIIHLANTTEVLQAINNVEFMIHADQFMGPMAEQADIVLPAAHWLEIDDIFDMHPRFMIEAHNKVVEPPGEAWQDSKIFNEIGKRVAPKYWFENVEKMLDYQLRKGNMTWQDFSKKVVHARMGKDQLYYKYKTEYWRKGGGFPTPTGKMELYSTVLENLGYDPLPYFQEPGESPISTPELYKEYPCVLTTGYRQPFYFLSQYRNIPWLRSFQKDPVMQLHPDTAALYGIEDGDWAWIESPRGRIKQKARLFPGILRGVVMATANCFYPEDPGPLHGLLRSNPNVLTNNNHCDPMYGSPDLTALLCKVYKAGDGK, encoded by the coding sequence ATGAGTGAAACGAAAATAATTAAAACTACCTGCAAAAGCTGCCACGGCGGCTGCGGCGTGCTGGCCACCGTCCAGGACGGGGTCATCATCCACATCGAGGGGAACCCGGATACTCCCACCAAAGGCACGATGTGCTCCAAGGGGCTTTCCAGCATCCAGCACATCAACCACCCGGACCGCCTCCTTTACCCCCTGAAAAGGGCGGGGAAAAAGGGGGAGGGCAAGTGGCAGCGCATTACCTGGGACGAGGCGCTGGACACCATCGAAGCCAAAATGAAGGAGTCCATCGCCAAATACGGGCCGCAGTCCATCGCGGTGTCACAGGGGACGGGGCGCGGCTATAACGAGTACACCCACCGCTTCGCGCGCTCCATCGGCACGGCCAACATCATCACCCCCGGCTACATCTGCCACAGCCCCCGGCTGGGCCTATACGGGCTGGTGACCGGCTACGGGCGGCTTTACTGCGATTATCACGGCTGGGGCGGCGAGTTCCCCAAGACCCAGATTGCCTGGGCCAAGCAGCTGGAAATCTCCAGCGCCGACGGCGAGATGGCGGTTTGGTTCCTCAACAGCCTCAAGTATGTTAAAAATCTCATCGTCATCGACCCCCGGGAAACGGCGCTTTCTTCCCGCGCCACCCTGTGGCTGCAAATACGCCCCGGCACCGACGCCGCCCTGGCGCTGGCCATGATTAACGTGATTATCAGCGAGGGGCTCTGGGACAAGGAGTTCGTGGCGAAGTGGACTTACGGCTTCGAAAATCTCAAGGAGAGAGTCCAGGAATACACCCCGGAACGCGCCGCGGAGATTTGCTGGCTTAAAGCCGACGATATACGCAAAGCGGCCCGGCTGTTCGCCAAAGACACGCCCGGCTGCATCCAGGTGGGCAGCTCGCTGGAACGCCAGGCCAACTGCGGCCAGACGCTGCGGAGCATCATCTGCCTGCTAGGGGTGACCGGCAATATAGAGAGGCCGGGCAGCATGATAGGCTGGATGCCCCCGGACACCGGCCTGCGCGAGGACTTCTTTACCGAGATACCGATTACCGACGAAATGCGCCGGGGCATCGTGGGGGCGGACGAGTTTAAAATGGGCGCCGCCCGCACCGCGCACTCGGACACGGTTATCAAGCAGCTGCTCAAGCCGGACCCCACCGTCAGGGTGTGGTTCAGCGTGGGGGGACAGCAAATCATCCACCTGGCCAACACCACGGAAGTCCTGCAGGCCATCAACAACGTGGAGTTCATGATACATGCCGACCAGTTCATGGGGCCGATGGCGGAGCAGGCGGACATCGTGCTGCCGGCGGCGCACTGGCTGGAAATCGACGATATTTTCGATATGCACCCGCGCTTTATGATAGAGGCGCACAACAAGGTGGTGGAGCCGCCCGGCGAGGCCTGGCAGGACAGCAAAATATTTAACGAAATAGGCAAGCGGGTCGCCCCGAAATACTGGTTCGAGAACGTGGAGAAAATGCTGGACTACCAGCTGCGCAAGGGCAACATGACCTGGCAAGACTTCAGCAAAAAGGTCGTCCACGCCCGGATGGGCAAAGACCAGCTTTATTACAAGTACAAGACGGAATACTGGCGCAAGGGGGGCGGCTTTCCCACCCCTACCGGCAAGATGGAGCTGTACTCCACCGTGCTGGAAAACCTGGGCTACGACCCGCTGCCCTACTTCCAGGAGCCGGGGGAAAGCCCTATCTCCACGCCGGAGCTTTATAAAGAATACCCGTGCGTGCTGACCACCGGCTACCGGCAGCCCTTCTACTTCCTCTCCCAGTACCGGAACATCCCCTGGCTGCGCAGCTTCCAGAAAGACCCGGTGATGCAGCTCCACCCGGACACCGCCGCCCTGTACGGCATCGAGGACGGGGACTGGGCGTGGATTGAAAGCCCGCGCGGCCGCATCAAACAGAAAGCTCGTCTCTTCCCGGGGATTCTGCGGGGGGTGGTAATGGCTACGGCCAACTGCTTCTACCCGGAAGACCCGGGACCTTTGCACGGGCTGCTGCGCTCCAACCCCAACGTGCTGACGAACAATAACCACTGCGACCCGATGTACGGGTCGCCGGACCTGACCGCGCTATTATGTAAAGTGTATAAGGCCGGGGACGGAAAGTAA
- a CDS encoding Crp/Fnr family transcriptional regulator, which produces MAIQIELLQSMRYFTGIDAAQIEPVQRLFREVRHDKGAHFLAEGDFTDSLYFIVSGLVKVYKTSPGGKEQVLHVAPPGDSLNDVSLYDGGPNAAGMVALTPVVLYSIEKKDIIKVLQDNPRVMMNVIRALAERIRRDSNLLEDLSSSQVLARLAKLFLGRYGGEEYTTGLNLTQKDMASLVGSSREMVNRSLKVIEGMGGIRLSRRTVIILDKEVLHRIAEGMSDNA; this is translated from the coding sequence ATGGCTATACAAATCGAACTACTCCAGTCCATGAGATACTTTACCGGTATCGACGCGGCGCAGATCGAGCCGGTACAGCGCCTTTTCCGGGAAGTCCGCCACGACAAAGGCGCCCATTTCCTGGCGGAAGGCGACTTTACGGACTCGCTGTACTTTATCGTTTCCGGTCTGGTGAAGGTGTACAAGACCTCCCCCGGCGGGAAAGAGCAGGTGCTGCACGTCGCGCCCCCCGGCGATTCGCTCAATGACGTCTCGCTGTACGACGGCGGGCCCAACGCGGCCGGAATGGTGGCGCTGACCCCGGTAGTCCTCTATTCCATCGAAAAGAAGGACATCATCAAGGTATTGCAGGACAACCCCCGGGTGATGATGAACGTCATCCGCGCCCTGGCCGAGCGTATCCGGCGCGATTCCAACCTGCTGGAAGACCTGTCCTCCTCCCAGGTGCTGGCCAGGCTGGCCAAGCTTTTCCTGGGCCGCTACGGCGGCGAAGAGTACACCACCGGCCTGAACCTGACACAGAAAGACATGGCCAGCCTGGTGGGCAGCTCGCGGGAGATGGTGAACCGCTCGCTCAAGGTTATCGAGGGGATGGGCGGCATCCGGCTGTCCCGCCGCACCGTCATCATCCTGGACAAAGAGGTGCTCCACCGCATCGCCGAGGGCATGTCCGATAACGCTTAG
- a CDS encoding EthD family reductase — protein MSKARIVNLVVTECDPAREAEFNKWYNEVHVPMLLKFKGIKKVTRYKMIEEKSQKPQYLAVYEYDTQKDLDSLPQSPEFKAAIAEMQGTWQGKGFEIMTTASYEPLKTWE, from the coding sequence ATGTCTAAAGCCAGAATCGTCAACCTGGTCGTAACCGAATGCGACCCCGCCCGGGAGGCCGAGTTTAACAAGTGGTATAACGAGGTGCATGTCCCCATGCTCCTGAAATTCAAGGGCATAAAAAAGGTGACCCGCTATAAGATGATTGAGGAAAAAAGCCAGAAACCCCAGTACCTGGCGGTTTACGAATACGATACCCAAAAAGACCTGGACTCCCTGCCCCAGAGCCCGGAGTTCAAAGCCGCTATAGCGGAAATGCAGGGGACCTGGCAGGGCAAGGGCTTCGAGATAATGACAACTGCCAGCTACGAGCCGTTGAAAACCTGGGAATAG